A region from the Vibrio artabrorum genome encodes:
- the napA gene encoding periplasmic nitrate reductase subunit alpha, with amino-acid sequence MKMTRRAFVKANAAASAAAVAGVTLPASATNLIASSDQTKITWDKAPCRFCGTGCSVLVGTQNGKVVATQGDPEAPVNKGLNCIKGYFLSKIMYGKDRLETPLLRMKDGEFHKDGDFAPVSWDKAFDVMAEKWKAALKKNGPTGVGMFGSGQWTVMEGYAAVKMMKAGFRSNNIDPNARHCMASAVGAFMRTFGIDEPMGCYDDFEHADAFVLWGSNMAEMHPVLWTRITDRRLSHPHVQVNVLSTYYHRSFELADTGYIFEPQSDLAIANFIANYIIQNDAVNWDFVNKHTNFKQATTDIGYGLRDDDPLQKAAANPNSGKMTDISFEDYKASVAEYTVEKASEISGVSQDDLIKLAKQYADPNIKVMSLWTMGMNQHTRGVWMNSLVYNIHLLTGKISTPGNSPFSLTGQPSACGTAREVGTFSHRLPADMVVANPKHRKIAEGIWKLPEGTIPPKPGAHAVAQDRMLKDGKINAYWVMCNNNMQAGPNINTERLPGYRNPDNFIVCSDPYPTATAQAADLVLPTAMWIEKEGAYGNAERRTQAWYQQVKTVGEAKSDLWQIMEFSKRFTVEEVWGEELLAKAPEHRGKTMYDVLYKNGNVDAFPLSEAQELNDDAQAQGFYVQKGLFEEYASFGRGHGHDLAPYDRYHQVRGLRWPVVDGKETLWRFKEGSDPYAKKGSDWDFYGKPDGKALIINAPYEAPPEVPSDEYDMWLCTGRVLEHWHTGTMTRRVPELYKAVPDALCYIHPADAKARGLRRGDEVLIENKRGEVRVRVETRGRNRPPQGLVFVPFFDARILINKLILDATDPLSKQTDFKKCPVKITKVA; translated from the coding sequence ATGAAAATGACAAGACGTGCGTTTGTGAAAGCAAACGCAGCAGCATCAGCGGCTGCCGTTGCAGGTGTCACATTACCGGCAAGCGCAACCAACCTGATTGCAAGCTCTGATCAAACAAAAATCACGTGGGATAAAGCGCCTTGTCGTTTTTGTGGTACTGGCTGTTCGGTACTTGTTGGCACTCAAAACGGCAAAGTGGTTGCCACTCAAGGCGACCCTGAAGCGCCGGTAAACAAAGGTCTTAACTGTATAAAAGGCTACTTCCTTTCAAAAATCATGTACGGCAAAGATCGTCTTGAGACCCCGCTTCTGCGCATGAAAGATGGCGAATTCCACAAGGACGGTGATTTCGCACCAGTTTCTTGGGACAAAGCGTTCGACGTAATGGCGGAGAAATGGAAAGCTGCGCTGAAGAAAAATGGGCCAACGGGTGTGGGGATGTTCGGTTCAGGTCAGTGGACGGTAATGGAAGGATATGCTGCGGTTAAGATGATGAAAGCCGGTTTCCGTTCAAACAACATCGATCCAAACGCTCGTCACTGTATGGCTTCTGCGGTAGGCGCATTCATGCGTACTTTCGGTATCGATGAGCCAATGGGTTGTTACGATGACTTTGAACACGCAGACGCATTCGTACTGTGGGGTTCAAACATGGCAGAAATGCACCCCGTTCTTTGGACTCGTATTACAGACCGTCGTCTAAGCCACCCACACGTTCAAGTAAACGTACTGTCTACTTATTACCACCGTTCTTTTGAGCTTGCTGACACGGGTTACATTTTCGAACCTCAATCTGATCTCGCGATTGCAAACTTCATTGCTAACTACATCATTCAAAACGATGCGGTTAACTGGGACTTCGTTAACAAGCACACGAACTTCAAACAAGCGACCACAGACATTGGTTACGGGCTTCGTGACGATGATCCACTGCAAAAAGCCGCAGCGAACCCTAACTCAGGCAAAATGACTGATATTAGCTTCGAAGACTACAAAGCATCTGTGGCGGAATACACAGTAGAAAAAGCCTCTGAAATATCAGGAGTCTCTCAAGATGACCTGATTAAGCTCGCTAAGCAATATGCCGATCCAAACATCAAAGTGATGTCACTTTGGACCATGGGTATGAATCAACATACTCGTGGCGTTTGGATGAATAGCCTTGTGTACAACATCCACCTGCTAACGGGCAAGATTTCAACGCCAGGTAACAGCCCATTCTCACTCACTGGCCAACCATCAGCGTGTGGTACGGCCCGTGAAGTTGGTACCTTCTCCCACCGTCTACCGGCAGATATGGTGGTTGCTAACCCTAAACACCGTAAGATTGCGGAAGGTATCTGGAAGCTTCCAGAAGGCACTATCCCACCTAAGCCAGGGGCTCATGCTGTTGCTCAAGACCGTATGCTAAAAGACGGTAAGATCAACGCTTACTGGGTAATGTGTAATAACAACATGCAAGCGGGTCCAAACATCAATACTGAGCGTCTACCTGGTTACCGTAACCCGGATAACTTCATTGTATGTTCTGACCCATACCCAACAGCAACTGCTCAAGCGGCTGACCTTGTTCTTCCTACAGCGATGTGGATCGAAAAAGAAGGGGCTTACGGTAATGCAGAGCGTCGTACACAAGCCTGGTACCAACAAGTTAAGACTGTAGGTGAAGCGAAGTCTGATCTATGGCAAATCATGGAGTTCTCAAAACGCTTCACTGTTGAAGAAGTTTGGGGCGAAGAACTTTTAGCAAAAGCACCTGAGCATCGTGGCAAAACCATGTATGACGTACTTTACAAAAACGGTAACGTTGATGCATTCCCATTATCTGAAGCCCAAGAGCTTAACGACGATGCACAAGCTCAAGGCTTCTATGTCCAAAAAGGTCTATTCGAAGAATATGCGTCCTTTGGTCGTGGCCACGGTCACGATTTAGCCCCATACGATCGTTACCACCAAGTACGCGGTCTACGTTGGCCTGTTGTTGACGGTAAAGAAACGCTTTGGCGCTTTAAAGAAGGTTCAGATCCATACGCTAAAAAAGGCTCAGACTGGGACTTCTACGGTAAACCAGATGGTAAAGCACTGATCATTAATGCTCCTTACGAAGCGCCACCCGAAGTACCAAGTGATGAATACGATATGTGGCTATGTACCGGGCGTGTTCTTGAGCACTGGCACACAGGAACAATGACTCGTCGCGTACCAGAACTTTACAAAGCCGTCCCGGATGCACTGTGTTATATCCATCCAGCCGACGCTAAAGCTCGAGGCCTTCGCCGTGGTGATGAAGTTCTTATCGAAAACAAACGCGGCGAAGTTCGCGTTCGCGTTGAAACTCGTGGCCGTAACCGCCCACCACAAGGGTTAGTGTTCGTACCATTCTTTGATGCAAGAATTCTGATCAATAAGTTGATCTTGGATGCTACGGATCCTCTGTCTAAGCAGACGGATTTCAAGAAGTGTCCAGTTAAGATCACTAAGGTCGCTTAG
- a CDS encoding nitrate reductase cytochrome c-type subunit, translated as MKKLIIALLSAGLLLASAAQAELDNPGGIGGLESLRGASELEATRAADSFKKFPRDQVLDSDYVYQPPLIPHTIRNYEVSLNANKCLSCHSWKNAKEMGATKVSVTHYMNREDAVLADVSPRRYFCLQCHVPQANAKPLVENEFKPVDSLR; from the coding sequence ATGAAAAAACTGATTATTGCCCTACTATCAGCTGGTCTTTTATTAGCGAGTGCCGCTCAAGCAGAGCTGGACAATCCAGGCGGCATTGGTGGTCTAGAATCTCTGCGTGGTGCAAGTGAACTGGAAGCAACGCGCGCAGCCGATAGCTTCAAAAAGTTCCCTCGTGACCAAGTACTTGATAGTGACTACGTCTACCAGCCCCCTTTGATACCTCATACGATTCGTAACTATGAAGTCTCTCTTAACGCTAACAAGTGTCTTTCTTGCCACAGCTGGAAAAACGCAAAAGAAATGGGGGCGACCAAAGTGAGCGTAACTCACTACATGAACCGTGAAGATGCGGTACTTGCAGACGTCTCACCTCGTCGTTACTTCTGTCTACAGTGTCACGTACCTCAAGCTAATGCTAAACCATTAGTAGAGAATGAATTCAAACCTGTAGATTCACTGCGTTAA
- a CDS encoding NapC/NirT family cytochrome c translates to MIKLLKAFWKRLATPSKAAVGVVLFLGFAGGLLFWGAFNTGMQATNTEEFCSGCHAPIVAEIQETIHYSNRSGVRAICSDCHVPHEWTDKIVRKVQASKELYAHYIAKTINTEEKFKARRAHLAEREWKRMKDNDSLECRNCHQFDYMDFSEQSPRSAKQHSTALASGDKTCVDCHKGIAHKLPDMHGVEGWE, encoded by the coding sequence ATGATAAAATTACTTAAAGCGTTTTGGAAAAGACTCGCGACACCCAGTAAAGCCGCGGTAGGGGTGGTGCTTTTCTTAGGATTCGCAGGCGGCCTTTTGTTCTGGGGGGCATTTAACACCGGTATGCAAGCAACCAACACAGAAGAGTTCTGTTCTGGCTGTCACGCGCCTATTGTTGCCGAAATCCAAGAAACCATTCACTACTCTAACCGCTCTGGTGTCCGTGCTATCTGTTCAGATTGCCATGTACCTCACGAGTGGACAGACAAAATTGTTCGTAAGGTTCAGGCATCTAAAGAGTTATACGCCCACTATATTGCGAAAACCATCAATACTGAAGAGAAGTTCAAAGCACGTCGTGCTCACCTTGCTGAACGAGAGTGGAAACGTATGAAAGATAATGATTCACTTGAGTGTCGAAACTGTCACCAGTTCGATTACATGGACTTCTCAGAACAGAGCCCTCGTAGTGCGAAACAGCACTCGACTGCGCTAGCTTCTGGTGACAAAACGTGCGTCGATTGTCACAAAGGTATCGCACATAAACTACCAGACATGCACGGTGTTGAAGGCTGGGAATAA
- a CDS encoding TIGR02808 family protein, whose amino-acid sequence MSTLESIIWHILGYSAMPVIILGGFIGVAAVSLWILSFGKDKEIK is encoded by the coding sequence ATGAGTACTTTAGAAAGCATTATTTGGCACATCTTAGGTTACAGTGCGATGCCCGTAATCATTTTGGGTGGTTTCATCGGTGTTGCTGCCGTGTCCCTTTGGATATTATCTTTCGGTAAAGACAAAGAAATCAAATAG
- a CDS encoding SH3 domain-containing protein, with protein sequence MKKALIALLALLILGGGGGAAYYFLVMKKDPISPEKNKAPVAETAIKSESKLDPVMTLKPEAEQEPKDFYVADRKLKVLNEPKKDGLITDYLYKGKKVTVLETKGNWVRISDYIVLREGEPQTAKWVSMSGLSSNEVVITEKENKEILDSYLVKSDDLKAHREMFRNTVAKLISEGDCAPSDFDELGGWVKSLKYRNRDVYFIYCDGLSLENKIYLDVNTGKTFTE encoded by the coding sequence ATGAAAAAAGCGCTGATCGCGTTACTTGCGTTGTTAATATTGGGGGGCGGTGGTGGAGCTGCATATTACTTCTTAGTAATGAAAAAAGACCCAATATCACCAGAAAAAAACAAAGCGCCGGTTGCAGAAACCGCAATAAAATCTGAATCTAAACTGGACCCTGTCATGACTCTTAAACCAGAGGCAGAGCAAGAGCCCAAGGACTTTTACGTGGCAGACCGAAAACTTAAAGTGCTAAATGAGCCGAAAAAAGATGGTCTGATAACCGATTACCTTTATAAAGGTAAAAAGGTGACAGTGCTTGAGACAAAAGGGAATTGGGTTCGTATTTCAGATTACATCGTCTTACGCGAGGGGGAACCGCAAACGGCTAAATGGGTTTCGATGTCGGGCTTGTCTAGCAACGAAGTGGTTATCACGGAAAAAGAAAATAAAGAGATCTTGGATTCGTACTTGGTTAAATCCGACGACTTGAAGGCTCATCGAGAGATGTTTCGAAATACGGTGGCTAAGCTGATCTCTGAAGGTGATTGCGCCCCCAGTGATTTTGACGAGTTAGGAGGGTGGGTAAAATCGCTGAAATACCGTAACCGTGATGTATATTTTATTTATTGCGATGGGTTATCGCTGGAAAATAAAATTTATCTCGATGTAAACACGGGTAAAACCTTTACTGAGTAA
- a CDS encoding exoribonuclease R — translation MQRDYTLTCLTTMPREELEEFSLRMIHRLVPEEAMTELFTFEQEEVASEERMQSAKFDAMLRMTAIALSEVNLAFSESENSQQNIERMTRLLLWHFYAISFNLEQAISLKVHCNKVEKILLQAPTEAFGWVKELTELLHFYAKINDNNGLSESNQSK, via the coding sequence ATGCAACGCGACTACACATTAACTTGCTTAACCACTATGCCTCGTGAAGAACTCGAAGAATTTAGTTTAAGAATGATCCATCGTCTTGTTCCTGAGGAAGCCATGACGGAACTATTTACGTTCGAGCAAGAAGAAGTGGCCAGTGAAGAGCGTATGCAATCAGCCAAATTCGATGCGATGTTACGCATGACGGCGATCGCATTGAGTGAAGTTAATCTTGCGTTTAGTGAGTCGGAAAACTCTCAACAAAATATCGAACGAATGACTCGCTTATTGCTTTGGCACTTCTATGCAATATCGTTCAACCTCGAGCAAGCCATTAGCCTTAAAGTTCACTGTAATAAAGTCGAGAAAATTTTGTTGCAAGCACCAACAGAAGCATTTGGCTGGGTAAAAGAGCTGACAGAGTTGCTTCATTTTTATGCCAAGATAAATGACAATAACGGATTGAGTGAAAGTAACCAATCCAAATAA
- a CDS encoding YggL 50S ribosome-binding family protein, whose product MKLDKIDNKNRRLRKKLYLGEFAILGFELSCKTSIADFDQYDVFIDEFIDFIDSIGLCFGGGGLELFEGFLCSIERYRSVTEAEQLQVAQWLEARPEVSSVEVSELIDANYMF is encoded by the coding sequence ATGAAATTAGATAAAATCGACAACAAAAATCGCCGCCTACGCAAAAAATTATACCTAGGTGAATTCGCGATTCTGGGTTTTGAACTAAGCTGCAAAACTTCGATTGCTGATTTTGACCAATACGATGTGTTCATTGACGAGTTCATTGATTTCATCGACAGCATCGGTCTGTGCTTTGGTGGTGGCGGCCTTGAGTTGTTTGAAGGTTTCTTATGCTCAATTGAGCGCTACCGTTCAGTAACAGAAGCAGAACAACTGCAAGTTGCACAATGGCTTGAAGCTCGCCCAGAAGTGTCTAGCGTTGAAGTCAGTGAGCTTATTGACGCAAATTACATGTTCTAA
- a CDS encoding LysE family translocator — MDSTLLWAFIPTFFFVSITPGMCMTLALTLGMSIGYKRTLWMMVGEVAGVAVVSVAAVLGIASIMLNYPWLFTGFKFIGAGYLFYLGVQMWRSRGKLAISTDNQAVQINNDWDLVVQGFVTAIANPKGWAFMISLLPPFINSNKDLAPQLFILVSIILVSEFVCMTLYATGGKSLKHMLGKADNVKLMNRIAGTLMMGVGVWLFVS; from the coding sequence ATGGATAGCACACTACTTTGGGCTTTTATTCCCACGTTTTTCTTTGTGTCAATCACGCCCGGTATGTGTATGACCTTGGCTTTGACGCTAGGAATGAGCATTGGCTACAAGCGTACGTTGTGGATGATGGTGGGTGAAGTTGCGGGTGTGGCAGTGGTTTCCGTTGCCGCGGTATTGGGGATCGCGTCAATAATGCTTAATTACCCGTGGTTATTTACGGGCTTTAAATTTATTGGTGCTGGATACTTATTTTACTTAGGCGTTCAGATGTGGCGCTCAAGAGGCAAGCTAGCAATCAGTACCGACAATCAAGCGGTTCAAATCAATAACGACTGGGATCTTGTAGTTCAAGGCTTCGTCACTGCAATCGCCAATCCGAAAGGGTGGGCATTCATGATTTCGTTACTGCCTCCTTTCATTAACAGTAATAAAGACTTAGCACCGCAGTTGTTCATTCTCGTTTCTATTATTCTGGTTTCAGAATTTGTCTGCATGACCTTGTATGCAACGGGTGGTAAGAGCCTTAAACACATGTTAGGTAAAGCCGATAACGTCAAGTTGATGAACCGCATTGCTGGTACATTGATGATGGGCGTTGGTGTGTGGTTGTTCGTGAGTTAA
- a CDS encoding DEAD/DEAH box helicase, whose protein sequence is MSFSSQGFAPELVKALTECGYEKLTPIQQKAIPMARKGHDIFATAQTGTGKTAAFSLPVIQHLLNSGKKASRGTARGLILAPTRELAAQIAQNIKDYVKYTELSVAAVYGGNKMSSQVRQLELGVDILVATPGRLEEHLEAGNVSIANLEFLVFDEADRILDMGFINAVRKIMLDVETSPQIMMFSATTSTQLNQLSVDILRKPKRISVERENSTAATVGHVVYPVDQERKTELLSELIGRKNWRQVLVFVNYKETANNVVKELKLDGIKAVLCHGDKAQSARRRALDDFKEGRARVMVATDVAARGLDIEDLPHVINYDMPFLAEDYVHRIGRTGRAGKQGHAISFVNREEELTVVQVEKLIQQRIRRVEQPGYEPKKRDAYIEKLNTKSAYKNRQGRKNNANEEPQDQASAERRLTMMKRIKNRRK, encoded by the coding sequence ATGTCATTTTCCTCTCAAGGTTTTGCTCCTGAATTAGTCAAAGCGTTGACTGAGTGTGGTTATGAAAAACTCACTCCAATTCAACAAAAAGCGATTCCAATGGCTCGTAAAGGCCATGATATTTTTGCTACTGCTCAAACCGGTACGGGTAAAACAGCGGCATTTTCATTGCCTGTTATCCAACACCTTTTGAACAGCGGTAAAAAAGCGTCGAGAGGGACGGCTCGCGGCCTTATTCTTGCTCCAACTCGTGAGCTTGCTGCGCAGATCGCTCAAAATATCAAAGACTACGTTAAATACACAGAACTGAGCGTTGCTGCGGTTTACGGTGGTAATAAAATGTCTTCACAAGTTCGTCAACTAGAACTGGGTGTCGATATTTTGGTTGCAACACCTGGCCGTTTAGAGGAGCACTTAGAAGCGGGTAACGTGTCTATCGCCAACCTAGAATTTCTAGTATTCGATGAAGCTGACCGTATCCTTGATATGGGCTTTATCAATGCCGTTCGTAAGATCATGTTGGATGTAGAAACATCACCGCAAATCATGATGTTCTCGGCAACGACTTCGACTCAGTTAAACCAACTGTCTGTTGATATTCTACGTAAACCAAAACGTATTAGTGTTGAGCGCGAAAACTCAACGGCTGCGACTGTTGGTCACGTGGTTTACCCTGTGGATCAAGAACGTAAAACTGAACTGCTTTCTGAGCTTATCGGCCGAAAAAACTGGCGTCAGGTTCTTGTGTTCGTGAACTACAAAGAAACAGCGAATAATGTAGTTAAAGAGCTTAAGCTTGACGGCATTAAAGCGGTACTTTGTCACGGTGATAAAGCGCAAAGCGCTCGTCGTCGTGCGTTGGATGATTTCAAAGAAGGTAGAGCACGTGTGATGGTGGCAACCGACGTTGCGGCTCGTGGCCTTGATATCGAAGACTTACCGCACGTAATTAACTACGACATGCCTTTCCTAGCGGAAGATTATGTTCACCGTATTGGTCGTACAGGTCGCGCAGGTAAACAAGGTCACGCAATCTCTTTCGTTAACCGCGAAGAAGAGCTGACTGTTGTTCAAGTTGAAAAACTGATTCAACAACGTATTCGTCGTGTTGAACAACCGGGTTATGAACCGAAGAAACGTGATGCTTACATCGAGAAGCTGAACACCAAATCGGCTTACAAAAACCGTCAGGGCCGTAAGAATAACGCGAACGAAGAGCCACAAGATCAAGCAAGCGCTGAACGTCGTTTGACTATGATGAAGCGAATTAAAAACCGTCGTAAGTAA
- a CDS encoding CobW family GTP-binding protein: MTKKVPTNIITGFLGVGKTTAILNLLKNKPENENWAVLVNEFGEIGIDGALMTDQGALIKEVPGGCMCCTAGVPMSVGINALLRQKPDRLLIEPTGLGHPKQVIATLTSDQYTPYVDLKATLGLVDPRNLSNEKYTSNQNFNDQLDSADVIIGTKVDLVHSEDIDVFNDWVTDQTPAKVFHKLIHDGEVPLEVLDIERVYGSASSHIEAHHHYHAEQEPQFQLPPGEAFIRKENKGQGYFSCGWLFGAEHKFDFDALFSMLSDLTAERVKAVVNTDQGCYAFNVANQVVSVNEITLDGFESRLEVIDSQLMPWGDLEQILLKLCGIK; encoded by the coding sequence ATGACTAAAAAAGTTCCTACAAACATCATTACGGGTTTCTTGGGTGTTGGTAAAACGACAGCCATCTTGAACCTGCTAAAAAATAAACCTGAGAATGAAAACTGGGCTGTTCTGGTTAATGAGTTCGGGGAAATCGGCATTGACGGTGCATTGATGACAGATCAAGGCGCTTTGATTAAAGAAGTGCCAGGTGGATGCATGTGCTGTACTGCGGGTGTTCCTATGTCGGTGGGTATTAATGCGTTACTTCGTCAAAAACCAGACCGTTTATTGATTGAGCCGACAGGACTTGGTCACCCTAAACAAGTGATTGCGACACTGACTTCAGATCAGTACACACCTTATGTTGATTTAAAAGCGACGCTTGGTTTGGTTGACCCACGAAATCTATCCAATGAAAAGTACACCTCGAATCAGAATTTTAATGATCAATTAGACAGTGCTGATGTGATCATTGGAACCAAGGTCGATCTCGTTCATTCTGAAGATATCGATGTGTTTAATGATTGGGTGACGGATCAAACGCCAGCAAAAGTCTTTCACAAGCTAATCCATGACGGTGAAGTGCCATTGGAAGTGTTGGACATTGAAAGAGTATACGGCAGTGCTTCCTCTCATATTGAAGCGCACCACCACTATCACGCTGAACAAGAGCCTCAATTCCAACTTCCTCCCGGTGAAGCTTTCATCCGTAAAGAGAATAAAGGACAGGGCTATTTTAGTTGTGGTTGGTTGTTTGGCGCAGAGCATAAGTTCGACTTCGATGCGCTATTCTCTATGTTGTCGGATCTAACCGCTGAACGTGTAAAAGCGGTAGTGAACACCGACCAAGGTTGCTACGCATTCAATGTGGCCAATCAAGTGGTGTCTGTGAACGAAATTACGCTTGATGGTTTTGAATCTCGACTGGAAGTGATCGACTCTCAGCTCATGCCGTGGGGCGATCTCGAACAGATTCTACTCAAGCTGTGTGGCATCAAATAG
- the clcA gene encoding H(+)/Cl(-) exchange transporter ClcA: MTKREKIKQSLLAKVPRGAINQFLSRDKASISVLFLACIVGVLAGLVGSYFEIAVHFISETRTDWLKDEITNFVPLWFAAFVISAILAFIGYFLVHRFAPEASGSGIPEIEGAMDNMRPVRWWRVLPIKFFGGLGALGSGMVLGREGPTVQMGGNIGRMVTDIFRLKDDDSRHTLLASGAAGGLAAAFNAPLAGILFVVEEMRPQFRYSLISIKAVIISAISANIVFRYINGQSAVITMPQYHPPELSALWLFLLLGVLFGVFGVIFNKLITLAQDMFVAIHKNDTKRYLLTGTLLGGSFGILLLYVPELTGGGIGIIPDITNGGYSANILLVLFLGRVITTLLCFGSGAPGGIFAPMLALGTLFGYAFGLTFTALFPELNMAPGMFAIAGMGALFAATVRAPITGILLVIEMTNNYYLILPLIITCLGAVIVAQLLGGQPIYSQLLNRTLKNEKLRQQDLPQ, translated from the coding sequence ATGACAAAAAGAGAGAAAATTAAGCAGTCCCTTTTAGCAAAAGTGCCAAGGGGCGCTATCAACCAATTTCTCTCTAGAGACAAAGCCTCCATCTCGGTTCTTTTTCTAGCTTGTATCGTTGGTGTACTTGCCGGTCTTGTCGGTAGTTACTTTGAAATCGCAGTTCATTTTATTTCAGAAACTCGAACCGATTGGCTAAAAGATGAGATCACTAATTTTGTACCACTTTGGTTCGCGGCTTTTGTGATCAGCGCAATCTTAGCTTTTATTGGTTACTTTCTCGTTCACCGATTCGCTCCAGAAGCGTCAGGTTCAGGGATTCCCGAAATTGAGGGGGCGATGGATAACATGCGTCCAGTTCGATGGTGGCGAGTACTTCCTATTAAGTTCTTTGGTGGATTAGGCGCATTAGGCTCCGGTATGGTACTTGGTCGTGAAGGCCCTACCGTACAAATGGGCGGCAACATTGGACGGATGGTGACGGATATTTTCCGTTTAAAAGACGACGATAGCCGACACACATTATTGGCCTCAGGCGCGGCCGGCGGGCTCGCAGCGGCTTTTAACGCACCGTTAGCCGGTATCCTGTTTGTGGTTGAAGAAATGAGACCCCAGTTTCGCTATTCTCTTATCTCGATTAAAGCCGTCATCATCTCTGCCATTTCTGCTAATATTGTTTTCCGTTACATCAATGGTCAATCTGCGGTTATCACCATGCCGCAATACCACCCACCCGAACTGAGCGCGCTATGGCTGTTTTTGCTTCTTGGCGTATTGTTTGGGGTCTTTGGCGTCATTTTCAATAAGCTGATCACGCTTGCTCAAGATATGTTTGTTGCTATCCATAAAAATGACACAAAACGCTATCTGCTCACGGGGACTTTGCTTGGTGGTAGTTTTGGTATATTACTCCTTTACGTTCCCGAGTTGACCGGTGGTGGTATCGGTATTATTCCGGACATCACCAATGGTGGGTACAGTGCAAATATTTTATTAGTCTTATTCTTAGGACGTGTGATTACCACATTGCTCTGTTTTGGCTCTGGCGCTCCTGGCGGTATCTTTGCCCCGATGCTCGCACTTGGCACGCTGTTCGGTTATGCATTTGGCTTAACTTTCACCGCCCTATTCCCAGAACTCAATATGGCCCCAGGGATGTTTGCGATTGCCGGTATGGGCGCCTTATTTGCGGCTACCGTTCGAGCTCCTATTACAGGCATCTTATTAGTGATCGAAATGACCAATAATTACTATCTAATTCTGCCACTGATCATCACTTGCTTGGGTGCAGTAATCGTTGCTCAGCTGCTTGGTGGTCAACCTATTTACAGTCAACTGCTCAACCGTACTCTAAAGAATGAAAAACTGAGACAACAAGATCTTCCACAGTAA
- a CDS encoding TDT family transporter, translated as MNWKRLTQVKNVPPSQASLALGVIGLGQAWALYIPDIGEVIRPYLAVLGALLLLPVLLRYLTSFSTFLNDIRHPISGSLMAPMSMALLILCDYLAEISPVIAYPIWFCALLLHFTMMVLFFSFQIINFKMSNIVPSWFLYPVGLISSSLAATQFGHTVFSETLASTCIAIYFFMLPVVLYRLVFEGKLPRRARPTLAIMAAPVNLSLAVYLVNFDEPDPILTGALAGIAITMTLLIYLCYIRLMRLKFQPSIAAVTFPSVISAVAMHRLTTFFGTDYPQWYWLHEFGFLELTIATVLVTWVAGGYVRMYWPEFFDSDYRSQKIKRS; from the coding sequence TTGAACTGGAAAAGATTGACTCAAGTAAAAAATGTACCGCCATCGCAGGCATCTTTAGCACTTGGAGTGATTGGACTAGGACAAGCTTGGGCTTTATATATACCCGACATTGGTGAAGTCATTCGTCCCTACCTTGCGGTATTAGGTGCGCTGTTATTACTCCCCGTTTTGCTTCGCTACCTCACTAGTTTTAGTACTTTCTTGAATGATATCCGCCATCCAATCAGTGGTAGCTTAATGGCACCAATGAGCATGGCGCTTCTTATTCTGTGCGATTATCTCGCAGAAATATCCCCAGTTATTGCCTATCCCATTTGGTTTTGTGCACTATTACTGCACTTTACAATGATGGTGCTATTTTTCAGCTTTCAGATCATCAATTTCAAAATGTCTAACATCGTGCCTAGTTGGTTTCTGTATCCGGTAGGCTTAATCAGCAGTTCATTAGCGGCGACACAGTTTGGGCATACGGTCTTTTCCGAAACGCTGGCATCCACCTGTATTGCGATCTATTTTTTCATGTTACCCGTTGTATTGTACCGGCTTGTTTTTGAAGGAAAACTTCCAAGAAGAGCCAGACCAACATTGGCTATAATGGCAGCACCTGTCAACCTGTCACTGGCGGTATATTTAGTTAACTTTGACGAACCAGACCCAATTCTTACTGGCGCTTTAGCGGGCATCGCTATTACGATGACCCTACTCATTTACTTGTGTTATATCCGATTAATGCGTCTTAAATTCCAGCCCTCCATAGCAGCGGTCACATTCCCGTCCGTAATCAGCGCCGTAGCCATGCATCGCTTGACCACATTTTTCGGTACCGACTATCCACAATGGTATTGGCTACATGAGTTTGGTTTCTTGGAACTAACCATCGCAACCGTATTAGTCACTTGGGTCGCTGGCGGCTACGTGAGAATGTATTGGCCCGAATTTTTTGATTCTGATTACCGGTCCCAAAAGATCAAGCGTTCTTGA